In Beutenbergia cavernae DSM 12333, the DNA window CTCGACCTGCGCCCGCCGGGCGCGGCCGCGGGCGCCGACGACCGGCCGGAGATCCAGGACCACCCCGTCGCGCCGAGCGAGCGCGGGGTGGCCGTCGAGGCGCAGCTCGGCGACTCGCCCGTGCTGATCCGGCAGAAGGTCCACGAGGCCGCGCCGATGAGCGTCGACGACGCGCTGTACGAGATGGAGCTCGTCGGGCACCCGTTCTACCTCTTCATCGATGCCGAGACGGCTCAGCCGTGCGTGGTGTACCGGCGTCGCGGCTGGACCTACGGCGTCATCCGGCTCGACGCCCCGGTGGCGGTGCCTGCGCACTGACCGTCCGCCGGCCGGGCCGGGAGGCGATGTCGGTGGCCGATGGCACGATCGGGCGGTGACGTCGACCAGCACGCCCGTTCCCGCGCCCCGACGCGAGGTGCTGACGCTCGCGCAGGCACGCCGCAGCGCGATCGCAGCCCAGGGGTTGGCCCGTGCGCGGCCGGCGGGTTCGGTGACCATGGGTCACCTGCAGCGGCTCGTGGACCGTATCGGCCTGCTCCAGATCGACTCGGTCAACGTGATCGCCCGGGCGCACCTCCTGCCGATCTACTCGCGGCTCGGCCCGTACGACACGGCGCTGCTGCAGCGGGCCAGCAGCGTCTCGCCGCGCCGGCTGGTCGAGTATTGGGCGCACGAGGCGTCGTTCGTCCCGCCGGAGACGTACCAGCTCCTGCGCTGGCGGATGACGGCGAACGCCGCGAGTCACTGGGCCGTGTCGTTCTCGGCGTCCCACTCCGACGTCCTCGACGCGGTCCGTGATCTCGTCGCTGACTCCGGCCCGCTCACGGCACGCGAGGCGCACGATCGGCTCGACCACTCGACCCCCGTCCAGCGCGAGGAGTGGGGGTGGAACTGGACGATCGCGAAGCGCGCGCTCGAGCACCTGTTCTTCGTCGGGGAGCTGACGTCGGCCGGGAGAACGACGCAGTTCGAGCGTCGCTACGACCTGACGGAGCGCGTGCTGCCGCCGGCCGTCCTGGCCGAGCCGGTCCCGGACACGGCCACGGCGCAGCGCGAGCTCGTCCGGATCGCCGCCTCGGCGCTGGGCGTCGCCTCCCTGCGGTGCCTGCGCGACTACTTCCGCATGCCCGCCGAGGCAACGCAGCGGGCCGTGACCGAGCTCGTCGACGCCGGTGAGCTCCATGCGGTGACCGTGCGCGACTGGGGGCCGGCGTACGTCCACGAGGCGGCGGCCCACCCGCGCCGGGTCCGCGCCCGCGCGCTGCTCGCGCCGTTCGACCCGCTCGTGTTCGAGCGCGCACGGCTCGAGGCGCTGTTCGGCATGCACTACCGCATCGAGATCTACACGCCCGCCCACAAGAGGGTGCACGGCTACTACGTCCTGCCGTTCCTGCTCGGCGACGCGATGGCCGCGCGTGTCGACCTCAAGGCGGACCGCGCGTCGGGCCGTCTCCTGGTGCGCGCGGCGTTCGCCGAAGATGGCGCGCCCGCCGACACCGCGGAGGAGCTCGCCGCCGAGCTCGGCGAGCTGGCCACCTGGCTCGGTCTCTCGGACGTCGTGATCGACGACGCCGCACGTGGAGACCTCCTGGCGGGTCTGGCGCCGCTGCTCCCTCGCACCTGAACCAGCGTCGCGGTGCCGCCGCCGTGGGAACCCCTGCGGCGCCGTCGTCGTCCTACCTCGTAGGCGTCAGCTCCTGTCTCTTGTCGGTCGCGATCCTCCTGCGCTCGTTCCTCGCTGTCGGAGTCCTCGCTCGTTTCCTCGCCTACGATGGACGGGGCGCACCACGCCCCACCGCCCGCGCGCCTTCGCATCGGCGCGGGCCGACGAGCCGAACTGGAGTGACGCGTGCCTTCGATCCTCGACAAGGTCCTCCGCATGGGGGAGGGCCGGATCCTCAAGAAGCTCACCGGCATCGTGGCTCAGGTGAACGCGCACGAGGACACGGTCCGAGAGTTCACCGACGCGGAGCTGCGCGAGGAGACGGACGTCTTCAAGGCGCGCCTGGCCGACGGCGAGACGCTCGAGGCGATCCTCCCGGAGGCGTTCGCCACGGTGCGCGAGGCGGCCCGCCGCACGCTGGGGCAGCGCCCGCACGACGTGCAGGTCATGGGCGGCGCGGCGCTCCACCTCGGAAACATCGCGGAGATGAAGACCGGTGAGGGCAAGACGCTCGCCGCCACGCTCCCGGCCTACCTCAACGCGCTCAGCGGCGACGGCGTCCACGTGGTCACGGTCAACGACTACCTGGCCCAGTACCAGAGCGACCTCATGGGCCGCGTCTACCGCTTCCTCGGACTGACGACCGGCTGCATCCTGTCGGGGCAGAAGCCGGAGGAGCGGCGTCGGCACTACGCCGCGGACATCACGTACGGCACGAACAACGAGCTGGGCTTCGACTACCTGCGCGACAACATGGCGTGGTCGTCGGGCGAGCTCGTGCAGCGCGGCCACAACTTCGTCATTGTCGACGAGGTGGACTCGATCCTCATCGACGAGGCCCGCACGCCCCTCATCATCTCCGGGCCCGCCTCCGGCGACGCGAACAAGTGGTACGCGGAGTTCGCCCGCGTCGCGCGTCGGCTGACGCGCGAGAGCGACTACGAGGTGGACGAGAAGAAGCGCAACGTCGGCGTGCTCGAGCCGGGCATCGAGAAGGTCGAGGACTACCTCGGCATCGACAACCTGTACGAGTCGCTCAACACCCCGCTCATCGGGTTCCTCAACAACGCCATCAAGGCGAAGGAGCTGTTCAAGCGGGACAAGGACTACGTCGTCCTCAAGGGCGAGGTGCTCATCGTGGACGAGCACACCGGGCGCATCCTGGCGGGCCGCCGCTACAACGAGGGGATGCACCAGGCGATCGAGGCCAAGGAAGGCGTGGCGATCAAGGCGGAGAACCAGACGCTCGCCACGATCACGCTGCAGAACTACTTCCGCCTCTACGGCAAGCTCGCCGGGATGACCGGTACCGCCATGACGGAAGCGGCCGAGTTCCAGGGGACCTACAAGGTGGGCGTCGTCCCCATCCCGACGAACATGCCGATGGCGCGCCTCGACAAGCCGGACCTCGTGTTCAAGAACGAGGACGGCAAGTTCGACGCCGTCGTCGAGGACATCGTGGAGCGCCACGCGGCTGGGCAGCCCGTGCTCGTGGGCACGACGAGCGTCGAGAAGTCGGAGCTGCTGAGCACGAAGCTCAAGCGCCAGGGCGTGCCGCACGAGGTGCTGAACGCGAAGCAGCACGCGCGGGAGGCGTCGATCGTCGCGATGGCGGGTCGGAAGGGCGCCGTCACCGTGGCGACGAACATGGCCGGCCGTGGGACGGACATCATGCTCGGCGGGAACGCGGAACACCTGGCCATCGCCACTCTCGCGGAGCAGGGTCTGGACCCGAACGAGACGCCCGAGGAGTACGAGGCCGCCTGGCCGGACGCTCTGGAGGAGGCGACGACGTCGGTCGCCGCGGAGCACGACGAGGTCGTCGATCTCGGCGGGCTGTACGTGCTGGGCACGGAGCGGCACGAGTCGCGACGGATCGACAACCAGCTGCGCGGCCGGTCCGGGCGTCAGGGCGACCCGGGGGAGTCGCGCTTCTACCTGTCGATGGGGGACGACCTCATGCGGCTGTTCAACTCAGGACTCGCGGAGCGGTTCATGGGTTCCTCTGCCTACCCCGACGACATGCCTCTCGAGTCGAAGCTCGTGACCCGCGGCATCGCGAGCGCGCAGGGCCAGGTCGAGGCGCGCAACTTCGAGATCCGGAAGAACGTGCTCAAGTACGACGACGTCCTGTCGCGGCAGCGCGCCGTCATCTACACGGACCGACGCCGCGTGCTCGAGGGTGAGGACCTCGCCGAGCAGGTGCAGGGCTTCCTCACGGATGTCGTCACCGCGTACATCGAGTCCGCCACGCAGGCGGGCGCACCGGAGTCGTGGGACCTGGACGAGCTCTGGACGGCGCTCAAGGCCGTGTACCCGATCTCGATCACGCCCGAGGAGGTGGTGTCCGAGGCCGGCAACGCCACGCGCGTGACGCCGGAGATGCTCACGCGGGAGATCCTGTCGGACGCCGAGCATGCGTACGCGCGGCGCGAGGAAGAGCTCACGCCGGACGTGATGCGCCAGCTCGAGCGGCGCGTCGTCCTCGCGGTGCTGGACCGCAAGTGGCGCGAGCACCTCTACGAGATGGACTACCTCAAGGAGGGCATCGGCCTCCGGGCGATGGCCCAGCGCGATCCCCTGGTCGAGTACCAGCGGGAGGGCTTCCAGCTCTTCTCCGCGATGCGCGACGCGATCAAGGAGGAAGCGGTCGGCTACCTCTTCAACCTCGAGGTGAAGCGTCCGGAGCCGGCAGAGAGCGCCGAGGAGAGCACCGACGGTGCGCCGGTGGTTCCCGCCGTCCCGACGGGCTCCGACGGCGAACCGCTGGCACCCGAGCAGGAGGCGGTCCCGGCGGGCGAGCCGGAGCGGCCCGCGAAGCGCCGGCCGGCGGCGCGCGTGGCGACACGACCCGCGGCCGAGGTGGACCCGCTCGGGCTCGACACGCCTGAGCGACCGGCCGCGCTGCAGTACTCGGCGCCGTCGTCCGACGGGGGCAGCTCGTTCAGCGAGGGTCGGGTGGTGCGCAGCGAGGGCGGCACGTCCGGCGGTTCCGCACGTCCGGCGGCGGGCGCCTCCTCCGGCGGGGGCGGCGGCGGCGCGAACCGCGAGGCCCGCCGTCGCGCGGCGAAGGCGGCCAAGAAGCGCCGCTGAGGTCCATCCTCTCGGGAGACGAGCTCTCGCGGCGCGGACGGCGAGCTCGGTCTCGCGCGACCGCGCCAGCCGCGCCACGATTGCTCCGATGCCGAGCTGGCCCTTCGCAGCACGTGAGCAGGCGCAGCGAGCGCTTGTCGGACACATCCGCTCGCGCGCTGGATCGCTGCTGCTGTCCGGCGCTGCGGGCACGGGTAAGACACGTCTCGCCCGCGAGGTGTCGCGATCGCTCGAAGCGGCCGGCTGGACCGTGCACTGGGCGACGGCGGGGGCCACGCTGCGCGACCAGCCGCTCGCAGCGCTCGCGCTGCTCGTTCCGGATTTCGGGAGTGATCCCCTCGCGTCACTCAGGGCAGCCGTCGCCGCTCTCGACGACCTGGGCGACCGGAGCCTGCTCGTCGTTGACGACGCGCACTGGCTCGACGATGTCTCCGCTCTGGTCTTGCGGTCGGCGATCGAGCGGTCGGGTACCGCGGTCCTCCTCGTCGTGCGCGACGAGGAGCACTTGTCGGGTGACGTCGCGGCGCTTGCCGAGACCGACGCGCTGACCCGAGTCGACGTGCCGCCCCTGAGGCAAGAAGAAGTCGCGGAGGTTCTCACGGTGGTGCTCAACGGCCGCGTGGATCCGAGCACGGTTCGTCAGATGTGGGAACTGAGCGCGGGAAATGCGCTGTTCCTGCGGCTGCTCATCGACGATGCAGTCGAGACAGGAGGACTTCTGCACCAAGCGGGGGTGTGGACCTCGTCCGTCGACGGGATGCAGGAGGGCCCGGCCCTCGCTGCCGCTGTGGAGGATCGCATCGCCGCGACGTTGGATCGACACCGGGCTGACAGAGACCTTGCCGAGCTGCTCGCATTCGCCGAACCGGTGCGCCTGGACGTGCTGGAGGTGCTCGTCCCCACATCCGACCTCGACGGGCGGCGCACGGAGATCGAGCGGCTCGAAGCCACGGGTCTCGTTCAGATGGACGCTGGGACTGGCCCCCCGGTCGTCAGGTTCGCGCACCCCCTCTTCGGTGAGCATCTGCGCGCCAGGACCGGCTCGCTTCGAGCACGACGACTTCACAGCGTGATCGCGACCGCGCTGCGGCGCCGCGGCGAGAGCGACCCGGTGCGCCTAGCCGGTCACCTGTACGCCGCAGGCGAGAAGTCCGAGCCTGGCATCTTCGCCAGAGCAGCCAACGCGGCCTTGCGTCGTCTCGATCTCCGTCTTGCTACGAAGTTCGCCGAAGTGGCATTCGATGCTGCGCCGACCCCTCGTACGGGGTTCGACCTGGCGTTCGCAGCTTCGTGGTCTGGGGAGGGCCGACGGGCCGATGACCTCGTGCCGCGACTCCACGAGCTGGCCACCACGCCCGCGGAACACGCCGCGATCACACAGGTTGCGGCGGCGAATCTCGCCTTCATGCTGAAACGGCCCGACGAGGCCCTGCACGTCTTGGACCGCGCGGCGGCGCGAGGTCTCGGCGATCCGACGGCCGACGCCGAGATTCGCGCGATGCGGTGCTGGCTGCGCTCCTTCGAGGGTGATCTCCGTGGCGCTCGTGACGACCACCGCAGAGTGCGTGATGTCGACGGACTCTCATCGCTTGGCCGGGCTGCCGCGCTGGTCGGCTCGATAGTCATATGCGCGCTGCAGGGCGAGCCCCTGCCGTCGTCATTGGCGGCGAGCGCGCCGCCGACGGCCGTGGGCTCCTACGGAACCGCGATCGAGCGATTCGTCATCACCGAGGCGATTCTTCTGCACCGTCGGCTCAGCGGCGACGTGCGTGGCGTCGACGAGCTGGTGGCGGATGCCGCTTCCATGGACGTGAGATTGTCGCCGTTCGGGGCGCTCTCGCGCTCGTTGCGAGGATTTGCGGCGCACGCGGCCGGGGCCATGGATGCCGCTGTTCCGTTGTTGCTCGATTCACTGACCATCGCCGAAGAGGCTTTCACTGGTGGATGGGAGTACATCACAGCGATCACGCTGACCGAGGCGCGAGCGCTGCTCGGCGACGCCCGCGGTGCGCGGGAGAGCTGGGCCGACGTTGAGCGCCACCGACACCCTGCCGTGGCGATGCGCGAACCGTCCGGGCTTCTCGCTCGCACCTGGCTCGAGGTCTCCGAGGGCCGTCACTCGGCGGCTCGGGCGACGGCCTCCGGGGCCGCGGAACTCGCGCGTGACCGAGGGTTCGGAGCTGTCGAGGTCGTCGCGCTCGAGACCATGGTCCGCCTCGGCGGAACAGAGGTGGCTGGACGGTTGAGCGATCTCGCGGCGATCGTGTGCGGCCCGCGCGCGGTAGCCGCCGCCGCGGCAGCCCGGGCAGCAGCGGATGGTGATGACGTCGCCCTCCGAGCTGCTGCGCGCCTCTACGAACGCATGGGTGACCTGGCGGTCGCCGCAGACGTCGAGGCGCTCGCGGCCGTTCGGTCACGCGCGACCGGGCACCTGGGCAGTGCGATCAGCAGCCGAGGCCGAGCACTGGAACTTGCGGCGCGATGCGGCGGGCTTGATACGCCCGCCCTGCGAGCCGCCCGCAGCGGGCCCGCGCTGTCGGTGCGCGAGGGCGAGGTGACGGCGCTCGCGGCCCGCGGCCTCACCAACCGTCAGATCGCGGAGCTGCTGACGCTGTCCGTCCGGACGGTCGAGGGGCATCGGTACCGCGCCGGCCTCAAGCTCACCGCTGACGGGAGGTCGGACTCTCAGGCTGGGCCGAGGTGAGATTCAGGGTCTCGACGGCGGCGCGACAGGCACGGGCTTCCTTGCCTCGGGCGGAGGGGGCAGTGCTCCCGGAGGTGGCGGAGTCGTCGGTGGCTCCTTCTTGGCATCCGGGTTCTTCGGGGGAGCGCCGGCGTTGCCCGCCGCTTCGCTTCGGCCCGGGAGCCGATCTAGTGGTGGACCTCCACCCGGACGCCCTGGGGCCGGAACCTCCGGCCGGGTGACGGGGAGCGGCTGGGGTGGGCGGTCGACTGCTGAGCGTCCGGCGTCCGTGGTCGCGGGCCGCGCGCCGTCCTGCGACGCGTTGCGCTCGAGGCCCGGAGCCCTGGGGTGCCCGGCGTCGGCGGGCAGCTTCCCGTCTCCCGAGCGGGGACCGTGCTCCGTGGCGAGCTTGTGGTCGCGGTCGAGCATCTCGCCGCGCTCCTTGGGGCTGGACGGGCCGATGTGCTCGACCTTCGTCGTCCTACCGCCGTCGCTGTCGACCTTCGTCTCTTGCCTGTCGGTCGAGACTCGCGGAGTGCCTTGGCTGACCTTCACCTTGTCATCGGCCTGCGCGTGCCCCTCCTGGATCTTGTTCCTGCTCGCGGCATCGCTCTCCGAGACTTTTTGCTTCGAGGCCTCCCTCGAACCCTCGACGTCTTGTGTCTTCATCTTCTCTTCGTGCTTGTTTTGCCCCTCTTGCATCTTCTCTTCGTGCTTGTGCTTCTCTTCCTGCAGGTGCTCCTCGTGCTTGTTCTGGCTCTCCTGCACCTTCTCCTCGTGCTTGTGCTTCTCCTCCTGCATGTGTTCCTGATGCCTCTGCTCCATGTACTCCTTCCCGACTTCGAAGGCCTTCTCCATCAGGTAGACCACGGGGGGCTTGAGGAAGTCGATCTTGCGGAGCGACGCGACCAGTGAGGGCGACGCGCCGTACGTGCTCACGATGCGCCGCCACCGGAGGAGTCGACGCTCTCCGGGAACTCGGTGCCCATGAGCGCGACAAGCTCCAGCTCGGCCTCCATCGTCGCGCCCCGGAGCGAGTACTCGCGGATCAGTTCCGGTTCGGCGTGGGTGAAAAGGGTGACGCCGGCCTCGAGCCAGTCCTGGTAGGAGGCCAGCAGCCGCTCCGCTCCCGGATCGGCGTCGGCGTGGGTGGCCAGCCCGCGCAGCAGCTCGAACACCACTGCGCGGATCATCGTCGCCTCGTCGTCCGACCCGGCGGATACGCACGCGTCGACAGCGGCCTTCCCTGTCGACGACCCGACCTTCACCAGGCTCACGGTGCTCATGTCGTTCCTCCCGTGCTCGTCGGTACCTGCTGTCCGTCGAGAGCGTCGATGCTCAGCTCCCAGTTGCGCTCGAGAAGGCCCTCAGCGACGGCACGTGCGCCCTGTTTGGCCCGTGGCCCGCGGCAACGCATGATCTGGCCGGCGCACGCCAGCGCGCTCCAGCCGGCGCTGACCAACGCTGGCGTGTCCTGGGGCAGGTCGCCGCCCTCGAGGTCAAGCACCTGGTGGGAGACCGCGGACGCGACCTCAATGAGGTCCGATCCCGTGACCGCCGCAGCTCTCGCCGCGTGATCCTGGAAGGACGGATGGGTGAGCACGTCGAGGAGCGGGTCGCGGAAGCGACACGTGCTGTCCTTGCAGACCTCGCGGCACAGCGGGAGGGGATCGCTCGTGCGGCTCTGCAGCCGGGTTCCGACGGCGACGACCTGCTCGCGCGCCGTGGTCGCCTCCTGCCACTGGCCGCGGGCGGTCGCCCGCTCGGCGAGAGCCTGACGCAGGTGGGACCAGAGGACGTCTACGTCGTCGGCCGGCCACCGACCCTGCAGCGCCCTCCTGGAGACCGCCGTTCTCAACGCGTGCCAGGCGAACGCGTGCACCCGATGTGCGAGATTCACGTCGCTAGGAGCGCCCGCTCCGACGTACGCGACGACGTCCGGCCAGACCACATCGAGGCCGGACGGATGCACCGTGGCGGTGGCGAGGACCCGTCCGGCCAGGAGTCGGGCATCGGGACGCTCACCGAGTCGCCGAACCTCGAGGCACTCTGCGGCGCCGCTGCACACTCCGTCGCACACCGATGCGCGCCGGAGGTCGGGTGCGCGTTCGCTCATGACGGAGGCGACCGCGTTGTCGTCGATCGATCGGCCGGGCGGTCCGATGGTCGACGGCGGTGCCACGGCCACGATCACCGGCGTGTGATCACCCTCGCTGAAGACGGCGGCGCGTCCCATGCCGAGGACGGCAAGATGCTCGGACTGGGCGGGGCTCATCGCCATCGCGGCGGCCATGACGTCCCGGTCGTCACCGGCGACGAGGCGGTGCACGACCTTGAGGTTCGTGTTCTTCACCACGTCCGGCGCGAGCCTGACCGGAACCTGGTCCGCGATGACGATGCCCTGGCCGTAGGCGCGGATCTCCGAGAGCATCTGCGAGAACGTGTCCGCGAACGCGCCCTGCGGATCGGCTCGGTACTCGCTGCCGCCCTCGGACTTCGCGAGCAGGCGGTGCGCCTCCTCGACGACCACGAGGTGCTCGAGGCCCCGGCGGGCAGGCGGCGGGTCGCCCTGCCGCGCAGCCTGCGCGAGCGTGGCGGCCGCCTCGGCGCGGCGGTGCTCGTAGAGCCGGATGAGCAGCAGGCCCATCGCGAACGCCTTGTCGCCGTCGTCTCCCAGCCCTTCGAGCTCCACGATCGTCGGGTGGGCGAGGAGATCGCTCGTCGGTACCGAACGCTCGACGTCGAACATCAGGCCGCGGGTGCCCCGACGCAGGGCGGAGAGCCGCGTGACCAAGGAGCCCGTGATGTCCTGCGCCGTCTCGCCCTTGTAGCCGAGCTGGGGCACGGTGCGCTGAACCGCGGCGACCAGCTCTCCCAGAGTCGGCACGTCCGACCCGGTGGCCGGAGCTCCGCCGTCGCGCCGTCCAGTCGTGAAGTCCCAGCCGTGCTCGGTGTACAGCTCGACGAGGCATTGCTCCAGCACGTGGGGGAGCGGGACCCACATCGCCATGCTGGCCTGGAAAACAGCCTTGAGGAGGTCGAGGTGGGTGGAGACGTCGGTTCCGGGTGGAACCTCGAACGGGTTGAGGCGCAGCGGCGCGACGTTCTCGCGTCCGGGCGTGTACACCCGGAGTCGCTCGGCGAGCTGGCCACGACCGAGGAGATCCCGGTACTCCGTCTTCGCGGGCTCGATCACGAGGAAGGGCACGTCGAGCGCGGCGAGCTCCGCAAGAACATGCTTCACGGTGTGCGTCTTTCCCGAGCCCGTGAGGCCAGCGACGAACACGTGGCGTGAGAGGTCGTCGACGCCGATCACGTACTGGTCCCCGGTGGGACGCCCGTCCGCGAGGATCGCGCCGACGGGCACCAGGCGGTCCTGAGCCGGCGTCGCGCGCATCGCGCCGAACGAGGGTGCCGGACGAACCGTGAATCCGGATGTCTCCCGACGCGGGAGGTGCACGACCGAGGCGAGGGCGCGAGAGTCGAGGAGCGTCTGGTGCAGATACGGCTGACTCCAGGCGCGCGGACCCGGCGGACCGGGCGTGTTCGGGAGGGACCACCCGGCCGCGAGGTCCCCTGCCTTCTCCGTCGCGAACGAGCGTAGCGGCGCGATCTGCTTGTCGACTCCTGCCAGCACGCCTTGCCACGCCGCTGTGACGCGCGGGAGCGTCAGCCACGGTGCGAGGAGGTAGGTGCCAGTCCGCCACGCCCCGGTCGCCACCGCCCGGTCGAGCATCTGGACGAGGGCCGTGAGCCTGTCCACGTATGCCTGTGTCAGTGGCTGGTCAGAGCGCTGGTGCTGTGCCGCGAGAGCGAGGCGGAGGTCCTCGTACGCGGAGTCGCGGTACCGGGTGACCGTCTCTCGAGGGACCGGCTCCGCAAGGACGAGCGCCACGTACCGCAGTCCACGCAGAGCGCGGGCGAGACGATCCCAGGGCGCCTCCTCGCGTTCGACGGCGCCGTGCGGCACGCCGACGACGATGGCCCCTGTCGTCCCGTCCGAGACGCCCAGCGGGTCGAGCGGGCCTGGCTCGGAGGTCACCGCGGCGTAGGTGCTCTCGAGAAGGGACACCAGGAGCCCTTCCGCACGGTCCGGGTGGAGTCGGGGACCGTCCCACGTCCCGATGTCGATCGAGACCCCGTCCGGAAGGCCGCGCACCTGGAAGGCCACCGGAACGCCCTCCGCGGCGAGTCCCGCGAGCAGAGCCTCGCTCCCGAGAGCGGTCGACGGCGGGGAACCCGTCGGGAGCGGGGTCACGCCGACGCCCCGTATCCGGATGAGCCGACGAGACGTGAGCGGGACCAGCGGCCAGGCGCTGTCGGGGGGCAGCATCGTCGGATCGAGCGTCAAGCCGGACAGGTAGTCCAGAGCGTCCGGACGGACGATGGACACGGTGGCACTCATCGGGCGGCCTCGAGCAGCGGTGTGCGAGAGACGCGGTCGAGGAGGGCGATGACCGGGTTGGCGTCGGCCAGGACGACGCGACGGCCGTCGCCGGTGGCATCGACGAGGATGAACGCCGTCTCCGGCAGGGCCATCATCTGCGTCGGCTCGACATCGAACTCGTACACCCGCGACGTCGTGGACGAGAGGGACGAGTTGTCC includes these proteins:
- a CDS encoding winged helix-turn-helix domain-containing protein, with amino-acid sequence MTSTSTPVPAPRREVLTLAQARRSAIAAQGLARARPAGSVTMGHLQRLVDRIGLLQIDSVNVIARAHLLPIYSRLGPYDTALLQRASSVSPRRLVEYWAHEASFVPPETYQLLRWRMTANAASHWAVSFSASHSDVLDAVRDLVADSGPLTAREAHDRLDHSTPVQREEWGWNWTIAKRALEHLFFVGELTSAGRTTQFERRYDLTERVLPPAVLAEPVPDTATAQRELVRIAASALGVASLRCLRDYFRMPAEATQRAVTELVDAGELHAVTVRDWGPAYVHEAAAHPRRVRARALLAPFDPLVFERARLEALFGMHYRIEIYTPAHKRVHGYYVLPFLLGDAMAARVDLKADRASGRLLVRAAFAEDGAPADTAEELAAELGELATWLGLSDVVIDDAARGDLLAGLAPLLPRT
- the secA gene encoding preprotein translocase subunit SecA → MPSILDKVLRMGEGRILKKLTGIVAQVNAHEDTVREFTDAELREETDVFKARLADGETLEAILPEAFATVREAARRTLGQRPHDVQVMGGAALHLGNIAEMKTGEGKTLAATLPAYLNALSGDGVHVVTVNDYLAQYQSDLMGRVYRFLGLTTGCILSGQKPEERRRHYAADITYGTNNELGFDYLRDNMAWSSGELVQRGHNFVIVDEVDSILIDEARTPLIISGPASGDANKWYAEFARVARRLTRESDYEVDEKKRNVGVLEPGIEKVEDYLGIDNLYESLNTPLIGFLNNAIKAKELFKRDKDYVVLKGEVLIVDEHTGRILAGRRYNEGMHQAIEAKEGVAIKAENQTLATITLQNYFRLYGKLAGMTGTAMTEAAEFQGTYKVGVVPIPTNMPMARLDKPDLVFKNEDGKFDAVVEDIVERHAAGQPVLVGTTSVEKSELLSTKLKRQGVPHEVLNAKQHAREASIVAMAGRKGAVTVATNMAGRGTDIMLGGNAEHLAIATLAEQGLDPNETPEEYEAAWPDALEEATTSVAAEHDEVVDLGGLYVLGTERHESRRIDNQLRGRSGRQGDPGESRFYLSMGDDLMRLFNSGLAERFMGSSAYPDDMPLESKLVTRGIASAQGQVEARNFEIRKNVLKYDDVLSRQRAVIYTDRRRVLEGEDLAEQVQGFLTDVVTAYIESATQAGAPESWDLDELWTALKAVYPISITPEEVVSEAGNATRVTPEMLTREILSDAEHAYARREEELTPDVMRQLERRVVLAVLDRKWREHLYEMDYLKEGIGLRAMAQRDPLVEYQREGFQLFSAMRDAIKEEAVGYLFNLEVKRPEPAESAEESTDGAPVVPAVPTGSDGEPLAPEQEAVPAGEPERPAKRRPAARVATRPAAEVDPLGLDTPERPAALQYSAPSSDGGSSFSEGRVVRSEGGTSGGSARPAAGASSGGGGGGANREARRRAAKAAKKRR
- a CDS encoding AAA family ATPase, which translates into the protein MPSWPFAAREQAQRALVGHIRSRAGSLLLSGAAGTGKTRLAREVSRSLEAAGWTVHWATAGATLRDQPLAALALLVPDFGSDPLASLRAAVAALDDLGDRSLLVVDDAHWLDDVSALVLRSAIERSGTAVLLVVRDEEHLSGDVAALAETDALTRVDVPPLRQEEVAEVLTVVLNGRVDPSTVRQMWELSAGNALFLRLLIDDAVETGGLLHQAGVWTSSVDGMQEGPALAAAVEDRIAATLDRHRADRDLAELLAFAEPVRLDVLEVLVPTSDLDGRRTEIERLEATGLVQMDAGTGPPVVRFAHPLFGEHLRARTGSLRARRLHSVIATALRRRGESDPVRLAGHLYAAGEKSEPGIFARAANAALRRLDLRLATKFAEVAFDAAPTPRTGFDLAFAASWSGEGRRADDLVPRLHELATTPAEHAAITQVAAANLAFMLKRPDEALHVLDRAAARGLGDPTADAEIRAMRCWLRSFEGDLRGARDDHRRVRDVDGLSSLGRAAALVGSIVICALQGEPLPSSLAASAPPTAVGSYGTAIERFVITEAILLHRRLSGDVRGVDELVADAASMDVRLSPFGALSRSLRGFAAHAAGAMDAAVPLLLDSLTIAEEAFTGGWEYITAITLTEARALLGDARGARESWADVERHRHPAVAMREPSGLLARTWLEVSEGRHSAARATASGAAELARDRGFGAVEVVALETMVRLGGTEVAGRLSDLAAIVCGPRAVAAAAAARAAADGDDVALRAAARLYERMGDLAVAADVEALAAVRSRATGHLGSAISSRGRALELAARCGGLDTPALRAARSGPALSVREGEVTALAARGLTNRQIAELLTLSVRTVEGHRYRAGLKLTADGRSDSQAGPR
- a CDS encoding ATP-binding protein, with translation MSIVRPDALDYLSGLTLDPTMLPPDSAWPLVPLTSRRLIRIRGVGVTPLPTGSPPSTALGSEALLAGLAAEGVPVAFQVRGLPDGVSIDIGTWDGPRLHPDRAEGLLVSLLESTYAAVTSEPGPLDPLGVSDGTTGAIVVGVPHGAVEREEAPWDRLARALRGLRYVALVLAEPVPRETVTRYRDSAYEDLRLALAAQHQRSDQPLTQAYVDRLTALVQMLDRAVATGAWRTGTYLLAPWLTLPRVTAAWQGVLAGVDKQIAPLRSFATEKAGDLAAGWSLPNTPGPPGPRAWSQPYLHQTLLDSRALASVVHLPRRETSGFTVRPAPSFGAMRATPAQDRLVPVGAILADGRPTGDQYVIGVDDLSRHVFVAGLTGSGKTHTVKHVLAELAALDVPFLVIEPAKTEYRDLLGRGQLAERLRVYTPGRENVAPLRLNPFEVPPGTDVSTHLDLLKAVFQASMAMWVPLPHVLEQCLVELYTEHGWDFTTGRRDGGAPATGSDVPTLGELVAAVQRTVPQLGYKGETAQDITGSLVTRLSALRRGTRGLMFDVERSVPTSDLLAHPTIVELEGLGDDGDKAFAMGLLLIRLYEHRRAEAAATLAQAARQGDPPPARRGLEHLVVVEEAHRLLAKSEGGSEYRADPQGAFADTFSQMLSEIRAYGQGIVIADQVPVRLAPDVVKNTNLKVVHRLVAGDDRDVMAAAMAMSPAQSEHLAVLGMGRAAVFSEGDHTPVIVAVAPPSTIGPPGRSIDDNAVASVMSERAPDLRRASVCDGVCSGAAECLEVRRLGERPDARLLAGRVLATATVHPSGLDVVWPDVVAYVGAGAPSDVNLAHRVHAFAWHALRTAVSRRALQGRWPADDVDVLWSHLRQALAERATARGQWQEATTAREQVVAVGTRLQSRTSDPLPLCREVCKDSTCRFRDPLLDVLTHPSFQDHAARAAAVTGSDLIEVASAVSHQVLDLEGGDLPQDTPALVSAGWSALACAGQIMRCRGPRAKQGARAVAEGLLERNWELSIDALDGQQVPTSTGGTT